In Lolium rigidum isolate FL_2022 chromosome 3, APGP_CSIRO_Lrig_0.1, whole genome shotgun sequence, the genomic window ATTTTTAGGAAATAAAAAAATGTGATTTGCCACTTGCACATTTCTAACTTCTTATGCGATGGTGGCACCGGATTTTGGGTTTCTATTTTATGTGTTACgccttggtttgaataaagatgaTATCTTAGGTTTTGAATTGTTTTAATGGGAAATTTTGCACAATATGTAAGTGATACAAATATACATCATTCAAATATATTATAAAATCTTAAAATTTagtttatactccctccatcctgaaATATAAAGCGTATAAGTTTGGTCAAAAGTCAGACCCTAATAACTATTTAAGAAAAAAATATCAGCATCTTCAGTATTATTGAGAAAAAAATATTTCATGgcgaatctattgatattgatttagtaTTCTAGATTTCAGTTTTTGTTTTGCATAAACTTGGACAAAATTACAAGATGTTGACCTTTGACTAATCTTATATGCCTTCTAGTTTGGGAATGCGAGAGTATCTAACAAATTTAGATAGTCTTAACCAATTATTGTCCAAATTTATAGAAATTAAGTACACCCTTTGCACGAAGTCATGCATTTTGAAAAGTAGATAGTAATACTCTGTACTCCAATAGGAATTACATAGGTTTACTACTCTCTTTAGAAGAAAGTATCTAGCTTTATGCTATCAATTTAGTAGCAATTGTTTAGTTTTTAATTAAAAGATTCATATTTGGAAGTAAATTAAGAGAAGTTTCATATAATTTTTCAAATGCCTTTTTGTTAGGGTCGGCTGCCGAATTTTGGACGACATTTGTACAAGTCACCCTTCAACCAATAGAGTAAATCCAACCTTTCAGATACATCCAATGCTCACGAAATAAATTGATATATTTAATCGGGATTtaagtttaaatttgaactaaactCTCAACTTattatgaatcagagggagtggCATTTTCTTATCCGTGATACAAAAACATTTGCGCCATTAGGAAAAATGGGAACTCGAATAAACAAACATAATGTTCTTTATCGAATTTAATTTCGGAGTTGCAATTTAAGTATGTTCTCTGAACTGATTGACATTGAGCAAGTAATAATCCACATGAACTGAATTTGTCGCTGTAGGGAACGAGACGTTTGAGAAGCTCGGGACGATCGGGACGATGTCCAACATGCTGGTGTACCTGACGACGGTGTACAACATGCAGAGCGTGCACGCCGCCACCCTCCTAAACGTCTTCTCTGGCACCAGCAACCTGGCCACCGTCGCCGGCGCCTTCGTCAGCGACACCTACCTTGGCCGCTACaccaccctcgccgccgccacgatCTCCTCATTTGTCGGCATGGTCATCCTCACCCTCACTGCTGCCCTACACTACCTCCACCCCCAAACCTGCAACGCCGAAGCAGGGGAGCAATGCCAGGGCCCCTCGGGTGGCCAGCTAGCGGTACTCCTggcttccttcttcttcctcgtcgtcggggCTGGGGGAATCCGCCCGTGCAACCTGGCCTTCGGCGCCGACCAGTTCGACCCGCgcaccgccgccggtcgccgcggcATCGCCAGCTTCTTCAACTGGTACTACTTCACCTTCACCGTCGCCATGATGCTCTCCGCCACCGTCATCATCTACCTCCAGAGCGACGTCAACTGGGCTCTAGGCCTCGCCGTGCCCGCGGCGCTCATGGGCCTCTCCTGCGCCGTTTTCTTCATGGGCACACGCATCTACGTCCGTGTCCGTCCCGAGGGAAGCCCGTTCACCAGCTTCGCCCAGGTCCTCGTCGCGGCCTTCCGCAAGCGCCGCCTCCTGTTATCCGACACGACCTCGTCGCTGTTCGACCCGCCACACCGGAGCAAGCTCATCTCCAAGCTTTCCTACACCGACCAGTTCACGTTCCTCGACAGGGCGGCCGCGCGGACCCCCAAGGACGCGCTCTGTGCCGACGGGAAGTCGCCCGCGAACCCGTGGCGGTTGTGCACGGTGCAGCAGGTGGAGGAGGTGAAGTGCCTGGCGCGCATCATCCCGGTGTGGTCGTCCGGTATCGTCTACTTCGTGGTGCTCACCCAGCTCGGCACCTACACCGTGTTCCAAGCGGCACAGACCGACCTCCGCATCAGCCACGCCAGCAACTTCCAGATCCCGCAGGGCTCTTTCGTCGTCTTCAACATGCTCGCCCTCACGCTCTGGATCCCCGTGTATGACAGGCTTCTGGTGCCGGCGCTCCAGCGGATCACCGGGCGGGAGGGCGGAATCAGCCTGCTCCAGCGGATCGGCGTCGGGCTGGCGCTCTCCGTTGCCACGATGGTGGTGTCGGCAGTGGTGGAGGACCGGCGCCGGAGGATCAGCCCGTCTTCGCCGATGATGTCGTGCTTCTGGCTGGTGCCGCAGCAGGCGCTGGCGGGGCTGTCGGAGGCGTTCGCCGGCATCGGCCAGATCGAGTTCTACTACCGccagttcccggagaacatgcgGAGCGTCGCCGGGGCGCTCTACTTCCTGGGCTTCGCGGTGGCGAGCTATGCGAGCGGGTTCATGGTGACGGTTGTACACCGTTCGACGAGCTGGCTGGCGCAAGACCTGAACGAGGGCAGAGTGGACTTGTTCTACCTTGTCACTGCCGCCATCGCCGCAGTAAATCTCGTCTACTTCGTCGCCTGCGCGCGGTGGTACAGGTTCAAGAAATCGGACAACGACGACGCCAGCGCCGGAGACATAGGCCTCGATGACAACATCGGCAGCAAGAAGGTTTCTACAAATGCAGCGCCAGCGCCGGCGCCGGTTGAGTTAGTTTAATTTAGTTGCCCGCGCGGTGATTACTCAATCAACATGGATGGATGTGCATAGACTGGTAGACCCATAGATCGACATGTACATATGTGTATGTATTGATTCTTGGGAAACAACATGCTGGCCCTGTACAGATATGGAGTTAATAAAGCTGTGTGGAATATCAACTTTTGTGGGAAACTTTGGCGGAATTGTTTTCTGGAAACAATGGAAACATTGTCAGAATTTTAAAAATATACTTTTTGGTTTACACACAGGTTCAAAGTGCTCGAAAAATCAAGCAAAATTTTAAAAGGTATCATATTTTATAATATGATAATTTTAATAGGTATCAAATGTTATGGTAAATATAATACTGTACTCCATCAGATCCATATTAATTGTCACTAATATAAAGCAAAGTAAATTTTAAATCTTTTAATCTCATTCATTAATTATGTATCCAACTATCTAAACATCTAAATAATTAGGATGATATGGCTTAACGTGGTGGATCTATTAGACATTTGTATATTgtatattgtatatttgtatattacttttagtatataataataTATAGAAGATAGATGGATGCATGCACTTACATTACGAACAAGACAAAGTGAATGAAAAGCCCACATCAGGAGGAATGTCGCGAACTCCATAATACCATAACCAAACACACCCAAGCCTCTTGTCAGACACTAGGCTCCTGAAACAGCGCCTCTAAAAATGAAACGATGCTAAGACGTGTCGCCCCCTGATCTAGAATGATCAAGGTTTTCACCTGGAGCCCGTGAACAAAGTGATACAACGtgcacgcctccaaggaggaaaacaGCGCCAGAAAGTGTCGTGTCGTTGGCACTGGCACTGGCAATCACTGAGAAATAATTTCACCTGGGTACACCGACCACAGTCTGAAACTCGAAGTAGAGCGGCCACACGAGATGAGTGGAGGTGGCGAAGTACCTAGAGCTGGTCCAGAGCAAGACTCACAACCACAACCGGCCCATGTCGGTCACCTCACTGCCCTCACGGTCAAGATGGCCAAACCATCAACGCGCCTTGGGGTACCCGTCACCAAGTCACCACCGCGTCCACCGTACATGGCTGCCCCCCGGAGTACTATAGATGCCAACCCCGCCCGCCATCAAAGAGGCAACGGCCCACCCGTGCTGAGACAGCCGACCAAGCTACCACACAAGGAGGTAGCAAGAGACCATGGCAGGCCTTAAGGCAGGGTACACACTCAAACAAGACATAATAGAAGTTACACACCGGGAGAGAAGCCAATGGGCAGCAAACAAGCTCCGAACGATGTTCGCACCGGGCAGCCAGCAAGCAAGACCCCACATCTGAGCAGTAAGGCGCAGCGACGAAACCGAGCTCACCACATCTGAGCCCTTTAGATCTATGCGGGGGGATTCGAGCAGCCAGGAACCTCCAGTAGGAGGAGCCTTGCAATGGCGCTACATCCTCGTCACTGTCGTGACCCAAGGATTGCCCAGAGTCCTCAGTATCAACTACGCAACGCCATGGAGTTGCCAAATATCTGCATGGATGCATGGGTTGATGAAGGGAGGAGGTGATGAGAAGTGGCGGTTGGACGCCCCACCACCAAAGGTCGGGCGACAACCATGAGGAAGAGAGCTTCAAAAGGGGGAGGCTAAGCTAGGTTTCGGTCGCCCCTAAGGTAGCGGCACGGGGTTCATTGCAGGTTTGCTTCTCCTTTGCTTATGCTTTGGTAACGATCCAATTGATTTGAAAATGGACAAGGGCCTCTTGTCCTCTTGAGTACATCGCAATCTTCTTTGTTCCTCACCGCAATGCATTTGAAGACAAGGGGAGACTTTTGTCGCATTGAAATGTTTGCTCCTCGGTCGCGCCGAGCCGCTCACTCAATTTTTATGCAGATTGAATTTTTTTCTCTTTAGTCTTTTTTTTCGCCGAACTAGCGTAGCATGTGGGCGGAAACGGCCGGATTGTCTTCCTCTGTTTCATATCAATTGTTGCAGATTCAGAAATGTATAGATGCATGCAAATCATAGTCCAGTAATATGGAATGGAAGGTAAAGTAGTAGATGGCTGCAAATTTCTCAGTAAAAGGGAAGTTCCGTGTGAGAGAGAGGGTGTGATACACTGATACTGGTACTGTTCGGGTAGGCAGTGTCGAGGAG contains:
- the LOC124694451 gene encoding protein NRT1/ PTR FAMILY 2.11-like; amino-acid sequence: MDAPRQQEEEEEQDRKASMDDDSDAVEPVHNYRGWKAMPYVIGNETFEKLGTIGTMSNMLVYLTTVYNMQSVHAATLLNVFSGTSNLATVAGAFVSDTYLGRYTTLAAATISSFVGMVILTLTAALHYLHPQTCNAEAGEQCQGPSGGQLAVLLASFFFLVVGAGGIRPCNLAFGADQFDPRTAAGRRGIASFFNWYYFTFTVAMMLSATVIIYLQSDVNWALGLAVPAALMGLSCAVFFMGTRIYVRVRPEGSPFTSFAQVLVAAFRKRRLLLSDTTSSLFDPPHRSKLISKLSYTDQFTFLDRAAARTPKDALCADGKSPANPWRLCTVQQVEEVKCLARIIPVWSSGIVYFVVLTQLGTYTVFQAAQTDLRISHASNFQIPQGSFVVFNMLALTLWIPVYDRLLVPALQRITGREGGISLLQRIGVGLALSVATMVVSAVVEDRRRRISPSSPMMSCFWLVPQQALAGLSEAFAGIGQIEFYYRQFPENMRSVAGALYFLGFAVASYASGFMVTVVHRSTSWLAQDLNEGRVDLFYLVTAAIAAVNLVYFVACARWYRFKKSDNDDASAGDIGLDDNIGSKKVSTNAAPAPAPVELV